GCTCGATGTTCGGCCCGACATATGATTCACTGAGATTGTATTATGTAAATGGATCGTCTCCGGTGCTGCTTTTGTCTTCGACCGCTGAGTACTTTGATTCACTGATCTACAACTGGGCGCTTTCCGGAACTGATACCGGTCAGTTCACGCTTTATTTGCAGGGTTTCTTTGACGGCGAAGAGATAACAGAATCCGCTGATATCCACGTATCCTCGGCCTTTGCCGAAGGCTGGCCTCGAACTCTGGGCGACGTGCCTGCCCGGTCTCCCGTTAGCGCTGATCTGGACCACGACGGTAGCTGCGAAATTATCCTTGGCACCGCCAGTGGACTGTACGTGTTCCATCCTGACGGAAGCATTGTCGACGGTTTTCCGGTGCGTTGCGACGCGGATATGCGCAGTATTCCGGCAGTCTACGATGTCGATCGCGATGGGTACGACGAGATTATATGTACCGGCGATAGCGGCATCCATGTCTTCAATGGCGATGGGACCTATGCTGAAGGTTGGCCGCGAGACTGCTTCACCGGTGGCATCCCCTATGGATATGGCTACCCCAACCCGATTGTCGCAAAACTCGGTCTGGCGGAAGACTCGGCGATAGTGATCATCAACACTCTGGGCGAGATTCTTGCCTACGAGTTCAACGGCGATTCTTATTTCTATGCCATGGACGGCTTCTTTGCTACTTTTAATCCGCGTATATCGGATTCGTATTCCAAAGGCGGAAGTACATCACCGCTTGTGACAACGGCGGATTTGAACGCAGATGGACTGCAGGAGGTTGTCGGTTCCTACTCTGCTTCCGCCCCCTATTGCGGTGTCGGCATATTCGATGGTCGTACCGGACAGCCGGCTTTCGATCTCGAAGATCCTGTTGTAACCAGAGTGAGGATGGTTTACGGCACGGAATTGGCCGATCTTGACGGCGATTACATCCCGGAAGTCATTACGGCCGGATACGATGCCGATGTAATCCCTCACATCTGGATAAAGACCCGCGTGTTCGATGACTTTCCGGGTTTTCCCATCGCTCTGCCAGAGATGCAGGGTTGGGTAGGGTTGTATCCGATATTGGGTGATCTCGACCTCGATGGTATTCCCGAAATTCTCATCTCGTTTCACGAGTATGACATATCGCGCCTGTATATCTTCCGGGCCGATGGTACGGCCTACGCGCAGATGTCCGGTATGCCTTTCGGTGTCGCGTTCGCCGACTTCAACGTCTTCGGCGAGCCGATAGTTGCCAATGTCACCGGCGATGAATACCCCGAAATCATATTCAGGTCCGGTTACCTGCTTCCCAGCACTGGACGTGAACGCCTGTATATTCTCGACCACAATGCCGACCCTGTGCCTGGCTGGCCCGTCACAACACCGGCTCTGCCTTCTCAGGTCTTTTCGACCAGATTTATTCCGCTTGTCGATGATATCGACGCCGATGGGCTCGTAGATATACTTCTGGTCAGCGACAATAACGATTTACTCGTGTGGAATTTCGATGCTCCAAGCGAAGATGGCGCCAATCGAGGTCGCTTTCTGGTCGATAATCTGAATTCGAACTACTATCGATCGCTCGATATACCGACTTCAACAGACGATCTTCGAACGCTGCTGCCGAACCGGGTGTCTCTGGCGCAGAATTATCCGAACCCGTTTAACCCGGCCACATCCATTCGCTTTCAATTGCCGGCGAGGTCTCGGGTCGCTCTCGAGGTGTTCAATATCCTGGGGCAGAGGGTAAGCATCCTGCTCGACGAAGAACTGCCCGCCGGAACTCATATTGTTGACTTTGACGGCGCGACCCATGCCTCTGGAGTTTACCTCTATCGTCTGAAAACAGATAGTGCCACCCTGACTAAAAAGATGGTGATGCTGAAATGAAGTATGTTATTTTGACAATCTGCGTTCTCTTGTTGATAAGCGCGACGGTTCAGGCGCAATATGATACTATCCCGGATCAGACCATACTGATAAGCAATCTGCAGGATATCGTATTTGTCGATACTTACGCTGTTGCGGTTACCGACCAGGGCGTCGCCAGCTACTTTTACGACGCGCGATTGGGCCAATTCGTCTTCGAAGAAATAATCTTCATGAATGTCTCCCAGTCTTCGATAAAACTTTATGGGGATATGGTCGCTGTTCAGACAGATTACAGTCGCCTTCATCTTATCGATATCTCGGCGCTGCCACATCTTGAATACCTGGGCGAAATTGACTTCGGGGTCTATTTCGCCGACTTCGCTATCAGCGAAGAAGACATTTATATCTCGATGTGGTTCGACGGTGTCTGGCGCTACCGACTCGATGATTTGAACAACGCCGAATTTATCGATTCCAGCATGATCGGTATTCTCGCGACACAACTCGAAGTATATGATCAGGACCTTTATGTCCTCGACGAATACAACGGATTGCTTCGCTATGATATTTCCGCCGACGGCTTCGGTGAGTTCATCGACTACCTTTATGTTCCCCGCCGGCCATCGTCATTTATCAAGCATGACCCGGGCTTCGTGCTGACGCTTTACGACGGTGGAGCGTATATCGGTGAGTTCTTCCCCGATGGCGCCGAAATAACCGATTCTGTTTATGGAATACCGGCAACTCAGGCCGTATATGCTACCGACTCGCTGCTGGCTTTTGTCTGTGGTCGAGAACTCGTTTTAACTGAATGTGACGACCTGACCAATTCGAGCTATATAGAGGCGCCCCTCATCCGACCCTACGGTGATCTCTTTCGGGTCGGCAATCATGACTGGTTGATTTTACCCGAAATAGACGGTGGCGCCACCATGTTTGACCTCTCCGATTCGGCCAGGCAGGAGCATGCTCTGTATCGCGAAGGACAGATAACCTCGATGGAGATATTCGACGGTCGGCTGTTCTTGGGCGGCGTGTCCTCGCCGGTTGATGTTTACCAAATTGGCGCCGATAGCAGGGTCTCATGGGAATACACGATATATGACGAACTCGACAGCGTCGCTCTGATGACTCACAACGGCGATACGCTTCTTCCACTGTACGCCAACATGAACATGGTGGGGTTTGTCTCTCAGGCTTCAAGTCCGGATTCGTTTTTCCTTGACTATGCCGTCTACGCCAAAGCAGCCGGAGCGAACGACGTCTTTTACATGACAGAGAAGATCAACGACCTCCGTGTCCTGCTTGTTTTTCGCGATTATGAGATAATTGTCTGCGGTATCTCGGACTCAGCCACACTGGAAGTCTACAGAACCTGGAACCCGAGCCGCGAACTGATTCGCTCGGTTGCGGTGAACGGCGACGCAGTTTTTATCGATATGGGCAAGGTCGACCAGGTCAAGTCCTATAAGTTTGATTCCAATTTCGATCTGCAGGAGATAGCGGGTATAGGTCTTCCGACAGCTTCAGTCAAACTCCTGACCGCGTCTGACCGGTTATTCGTCGTTCAGGCCAATACCTTACAGGTACATGATATATCCAACCCCTATGACCTTGACTACCTCGCGACAGTGAACCTGCCATCGGCTATCTATGACCTGGCGGTCGATGGTAACCGGCTCTATTGTGTAGGCGACGCCGGCATTCTCGTCTATGATATCTCGGAGAACATTCCCGTTCTGGTTCAAACAGGGGGGAGAGGGGCTCAACGGGTGGTGGCGGGTGAAGGCATTGTGGCCACCGCGGGTGTCGATGGCGTTTTTATCTATTCTACGGGCTATAATCCGAACGCTTTCACGTCGGTACCGGACAAAAGCGATATGCCGACTGATTTCGTGCTCGGACAAAACTACCCCAACCCGTTTAATATGGAAACCGTAATCGCCTACAATCTGCGTCGCGCCGCGAACGTGGAATTGACCGTCTACAACGTGCTGGGTCAGAAGGTGATTACACTGGTTGACGGGCCGCAATCCGCAGGTCATTATGTCGTCTCGTGGGACGGCACTACTACCGCCAATACGGTTGTCTCAAGCGGCGTCTATTTCTACCGCCTCACCGCGGACGACTACATTGGCACGAAGAAGATGATGTTGGTCAAGTAGGCTGCTATAGCGGCTGCAAAGTTCACGGAAAAAGTGACTCAGTTGTCAGTGTCCAGTCGTTCCAGTTGCCGAAGATCCACTTCATAATTCAATTCATCACTTCGAAACCCCGAGTCTCCCGTCGGCTCTATCGGCACCGCTCCGGGGATCCATGAGGCATCGGGAAGAACCGCCCCGACACCCCAATAACTGGTGGGGAAATAAACGGCGGTCAGCACATGGTCCCATGTCCGGGCTGTCGCAGGCAGATCATTATTTGCGCGCCCCTCCAATCTGAAAGTGTACGTACCCGCCGACTTGTAGTAAACACGACTAACGAAAGCCGGGAAATAGTTGACACCTGTATTAACATAACCGGATAGTCCGGCTACGGTGAAATAGGGGTACTGTGTCCCGCCACCCTCGTTTTCGTCAATCTGCACTATCGCCGTATTGGGCCCAACAGTCCCGCTGAGCATTATGTAACACTTCCCGTAGAGCACGATATAGCCCTTGTCGGGTGTCGTGATTGTGACCGTGGCCAGGTCCGTCATCGAACCGGTTGTCAATGTCATCAGGTAGATATTCACACTGCCGGCGATACCCGGCTCGGACGCCAGTTCAGTGGCGCTTATGGACGACCCTGGCAAAACCACCGCGCCATCACCATCGGCGTCGCGAAGTACAATGCGCTCCGTACCCGATGTGTCGACGATCGCCAGCTTTCGTTGGTCGGATGACGTGACGATCATTTGGCGGCCACTGGTGTCAGAAACATTCAGGCCCCCGGCCGCCAGCGCGAATGGAGTCGCTAGCAGACGGCTGCGAGGAGCCGCAACAGCGCCGTCTATTTCGGTCTCAAGGAACAGATTTTCGTTGTCCGTGAACATTCCGGCTGGAAACTCGGTTGTCGAACCGAGTCGGTGCTCGAACAGGCCGGATACCGCAGTGACTGTCGCCGCTTCAGTCCAGATTGGCTGCCCGCCAACTGAGTCCGCGTATATTCTGAATATTGCGGAGTACTCGCCGTCGTTAACCGGTGTTCCGTCAGGGCCGGTAATTCGCCCCTGATAGGAAATCAGTGGCTGAATCGCGATGGCAATACCTGACAGCAAAACCAAGCAGGATAACAGTATAAAGCTTCCCGGACCAATGGATTGTAGCCTAAACAAACTGTGACTCCATCAAATAATTGACAGCAACTGCAGTACCTTGACTTGTCCCTGTAATATCGTAGAATCTCCGCTTTTGCGCAAATGGTATCCTGCAGGCTGTCTTTACCTTGCGCCGGCACCAAAATCGCCGCCGATTGCCCCAGCGCGATGTTGACATATCTATCTAAATTATATATGCTCCGGCGACAAAAAAACTGAAACTGGCGGTTTCGGCCGCTTAATTGTCAAGGTATTAAAAATGGCTCACGAAATAAATTTCGACTCGGATGGCAACATCGTCCTGAGGATCAACTGGAAAGCCACACTCAAGGTTTTCATTATCCTGGCCCTCGCTGTTGGCGCCGGGTTTCTGCCCTTGGAGGGTATGACCCTCGGGGCGAGAATCTGTCTGATGATTTTTGTAGGTGCCGCCGGCCTCTGGGTGACTGAAGCTATTCCGCCCTTCGCTACGGCTATCATGGTTATCGTTCTTTCTGTGTATCTGCTCGGCACGCCCGGCGGACCTCTTGGCTTGGAACCATCAGGGGTGGAACGCAGCTACCAGATTTTTCTCAACCCCATCGCCAGTCCGGTCCTGGTCTTGTTTTTTGGTGGTTTCATTCTCGCTGTTGCGGCCACCAAGCATGGCCTCGACGTAAGGCTCGCTAGAGCCTTCGTAAAACCATTCGGAACACATCCCAAAATGGTGTTATTGGGCGTGATCTGCATTACAGCCCTGTTCTCCATGTTCATGTCGAACACTGCCACGGCGGCGATGATGATCGCTATCCTGACTCCGCTATTCAAGCACTTTGAAGGAAGAGACCCTTTTAAGAAGGCGCTTGTCTTGGCCGTTCCGTTCGCGGCCAACATCGGCGGAATGGGTACACTGATCGGCACGCCACCCAACGCTGTGGCCGCCTCGGTATTGGGGCAACTCGGCCATCCTGTCTCCTTTTTGAAGTGGATGGTTATAGCTATGCCAATCGTTATCATCATGCTGCTGGTTCTGTGGTACCTCCTGATCAAGATTTTCAAGCCGCGGACCGACCACTTCGAAATGCTCTTCCCGGAAAATCTCAAAATCACATGGGATCTCGTAATCGTTGTTGCCACTTTTTCTGTCACCGTATTTCTGTGGCTCACCGAACCTCTGCTCAAGATACCGTCTGCCGTTGTCGCTCTCTTGCCAATTATGGTCTTTACCATGTTCGGCATAATCAATCGCGAGGACCTCAGGAAAATAGAATGGCATGTCCTGATACTGGTGGCCGGCGGACTGGCGTTGGGAGTCGCCATGAAACAATCCGGCCTGTCCGATCTGATTGTCGGATACATCAAATTCATGAAACTGCCTCCATCCGGATTGCTGGTAACGGTCGCTATTTTTGCCGTTTTTGTCTCGAACTTCATGAGCAACACGGCCGCAGCCAACCTGATGATACCAATCGTCACCTCGCTGGCGGTGGTTTCCCCGGGACTCGGAGCGGTGGTTGTGGCGCTGGCCTGCTCTCTGTCGATGAGCCTGCCAATCAGCACACCCCCCAACGCCATCGCCTTCGCGACCCAGGCCATCGAAACGAAAGATATGGCCCGCTATGGAACGCTCGTCTCGGCCTTTGGTATCGTCGTCATGCTGGGGATTCTCTATCTTTTTAGGGGGCTGCTGGATTAGCAATACCAAAAAGACTATAGGGCGGATAACTGATTAAAAGCGGCGCGTCCGAAAAGCTTCCGGGCGCGCCACGCCATTATTCTGCCAAAAGAATTGCTAAAACCCCGGTTGTTGATTATGTTCCCACAATTGATTGAAAAAATTAAGGAATTCAGTTGATGAGCGAGCAATTTGACCCGATTCGAAATAACGAAAATACCAAAAAGAGAATCGGTTACATAGAATTCGGCCACGCCAATCCATCCGATTATGAAGCTATCGGCTTTAAGTGCGGCCTCGAGATTCACCAGCAGCTTCTAACTCAGAAGAAACTCTTCTGCCGCTGTCCGGCCGGGTTGTACCAGAAGGACGGACAATACGATGCCGAGCTTATACGCCATATGCGTCCCACCCTCAGCGAGTTGGGTGAATATGACGGTACCGCTCTGATGGAGTTCAGAACTCGCAAGAACATTATCTACCACATCAAAGACGAAACGGCCTGCACCTACGATATCGATGACACCCCGCCCTTTCCCGTGGACCGCGAGGCTCTGGATATTGCCATCGAGGTGGCTTTGCTCGGGAAGTTGAATATAGTCGGTGAACTTCACATCACCCGAAAACAGTATCTTGATGGAAGTATCCCTACGGGGTTTCAGCGCACCGCGATTGTAGGAATCGAGGGAGAATTCCCGCTATCAAACAAGAAGATAAGACTCATTCAGCTCAGTATCGAAGAAGACTCGTGTCGCGAGGTCTCCGACATCGGCCACGAGCGTGTCTATACCACCGACCGCCTGGGAATGCCGCTCATAGAGACCGTTACCTACCCGGATATGACTACACCGTTCGAAGCTGCCGAGGCGGGACACTATCTGCGTTTTCTGGCCAGAAGTACCGGTAAGGTTCGTGTCGGTATTGGCGCGGCCAGGCAGGATGTGAATGTCAGCGTCACCGGCGGGCAGCGCGTGGAGATCAAAGGTGTCGCTCACATAAGCTGGATCCCCCGGTTGACCCACAATGAGGCGTTCCGCCAGAGAGCGCTTATTGAAATCAAGAACGAATTGAGCAGCAGGGTCGGCAACCGGGAAAAGTGGCAGACAAACCACCAGTTGATCGATTATGACCTGCTTGATTCCGGCTTCGAACCTCTGCGCGACGCCCGCACGAGAAACTACAAACTGGTCGCCGTGAACTTGCCGTCCTTTAAGGGGCTTCTATCGTTTTTCCTGCAGCCCGGCAAGGATTTCGCCGACGAAATCAGTGGACGCCTGAAAGTCATCGCTTGCCTCGAACGCCCCAATATGATCCACTCGGAGCAAGCCGATTTACCCGACAAGGTGAGAGGTAAATTCGGCAGGATCGCCGACCTGCTCGGTGCTGATAAGAACGACGCCCAGATAGTCTTGTGGACATCGCACGAAGACCTCAAGACCGCAATTGAAACCGTCGAGGAACGCTGCCGGCTGGCTTTTGATGGCGTCCTCAATGAAACCCGAAAATCCCTCAGCGACGGCACTACCGTTTTTGAACGGGTACTCCCGGGGCCGGACCGCATGTATCCCGACACCGATTCGGCTCCCATCCCGATCACCGAGGAGATGATCGAGCGTAATCGAAAACTGTTGCCCCCCGATGTTCACACTCAGCTGGGGCAACTGTGCACCTGGAACGTCCCCTCGGATACCTATCACTATATTCTGAGAAATAACCTCATGCCGGTCATAAGGCGGATTGTCGACGAGTGCGGCTACCAACCGGTCTTTGTGGCGACAACCTTCGGACATACTCTGAAAAACATCAGCGGAAAACTTGTATCGGCCGATGGTTTTTCGTTCAACAAGGTATACGGTCTGTTCAAATACGTCCGGGATAATAAACTCGAGAAAGAGATAGTAAGGGAGATGCTTCCGGTAGTCTACGAACATCCGAACATCCTGTTCGATTCTGTCCTTTCATCGATTGACTACACGAAAAACAGTCGCGACAAAATCCTTTCCCATATCCCGATTTTGAAACAGAAATTCACCGGGCATCGGCAAGAAAGAGCCCGTGAGGCGGAAATCCGTTGGATTATGGGTTATTTGAGGAAGTGGGCCCTCGGCAATGTTCCGCTCAGAGAACTGCGGTCGATAGTGGAAAAGGAGCTGTCTAATGACTGATATATTTAAAGGATACAAGGGCAAAGCTCTTGACCTGCTGAAACAGTATAATATCCGCGTCTGGAGCGATACCACTGTCAAGACCACACGGGGTGATTTCAACGGAATCGTATTGCCGCGAAGTGAAAACGATGATGACTGGCACATTGTCCTTAAAGTCGCCACCGGCTACAATGTCGGTATCGCTGTGGATACGGTCCTCGACATGAAAGAGAAGGGGTACAAGGAAGCCCATTACAAAATACCCGAAAAGGAATTCCCGTTCTCCGAGAAGTTGCCGAATGTAAAACTGTTCGGAACCGGCGGAACCATTGCCTCGCGTCTCGACTACCGCACCGGCGCGGTTATTCCGGCCTTCTCGCCGGGTGAGCTCTATGGCGCTGTTCCGGAACTGGCGGATATCTGCAATTTAACTACCGAAAAACTCTTTGCTGTTTTCAGCGAAAACATGGGGCCGCAACAGTACATGAAACTTGCGGTTTCTATCGGCAAGGAAATTGAGAAGGGCATCGATGGCATCGTGATTGGGCACGGTACCGATACCATGCACCACACGGCCTCGGCATTGGCCTTCATGGTTCAAAACCCACCGGTGCCGATAGTTATGGTTGGCTCACAGCGCTCCTCCGACCGACCGTCGTCCGATGCGGCCCTGAACCTGATGCACGCCACCAAAACCGCCGCCGAGTCGGATATAGCCGAAGTTATGGTGTGTATGTTCGGCCCGACCTCGGACGAGTACGGACTGCTTCACAGCGGATGTCGCGTGCGCAAAATGCACTCCTCCTATCGGTCTACCTTCAGAACGTTGGGAGATATCCCGCTGGCAATGGTCGACCGAAAGAAAATCACCCCGCTGAGACACAACTACAACAAACGTCGAACCGACAAAAACGTCAAAGTTCAGCCATATTTCGAAGAAAAAGTCGCTCTTGTTTACTATTACCCCAACATGATGCCCGATATCATAGATGCTCTCGTCGACAATGGTTACAAGGGTATTGTGATTGCGGGTACCGGGCTGGGTCATATAAACAAACCGGTTTATCCGGCGATAGAGCGAGCCACCAAAGCCGGCGTGGCCATCTATATGACCGTGCAGACACTCTGGGGTTATGTCCACATGTTCGTCTATGATACCGGCCGCGACCTGATGGCCAAGGGTATCATTCCTGCCGCAAATATGCTCCCCGAGGTTGCCTATATCAAGCTGGGCTGGGCTTTCGGGCAGACAAACGATCTGCAGAAAGTCAAAGAGATTATGCTCACGCCGGTTTGCGATGAGATAACCGAGCGGGAGCCTTACAACGGCTACCTGGTCTACCAGGGCGGAATTCCCGAGGTAGAAGACTTCCTCAAACGAGTTCACAAGTGATACAGCAAAAGCAGAGGCCGGATAGCCTCTGCTTTGCTAAAACTTATCAACAGCTGTGACTGTTACGGGCCGCAGTATCCGTTGCCGTTACCACCCGGTTCTTCGATCATCTCGCTATGGCCATATCGCTCAGCGCCTGCCCAGGGGTCCATATAGCGCTCACGATGCGGGTCGTCATTTGATGATCTCAACTGGGGACCCGGAGGCGGCGGGTCACATGGGGCCAAGCTCTGGTGCGAATCCACCGTGGTACCGGGTCCAACAATGCTGTCGCCTGGACCACTGCAGCCGACTAAGGCGGCCAGAAGTATTGGTACGGATAAGTAAAAGAGCTTCTTCATCAATGCCATCCCCCAAAAATAACGGTGACGCGGTCTGAAAGACGATTATTCCTATCTGTCTTAAAACTAAGACATTACGCGACAATTGTCAAGAAACTTATCAACCCTTCACCCTCTTCGGGGTTATGACATGAAAGGCAAGATTCCGGGTAATAAAAAAGGGCCAAGCCTGCGGGGAGGGGAAACAGACTCGGCCCGTTCGAAGCTGTCGGCCGGAGCCGACAGACTTCTGTATTTATATTATAATGCGAAAAGCATACTTTCTCAATAGTAATATACGAATTTTTTACACTTCTGCGAGTCTTTTTTTTTCATGTTTCACCCCCTCTGCGAACGCCAAAAAAGCGGCCAGGCCTGCGGGGAGGGAAACAGACCTGGCCAAACCAGAGTGTCAATCATTATAGATGATCAAGCAAACTTAATAACCTTAACTTGCGCGAATAGGTTCCCCGCCACCAACAATTTTTTTCTGCGCACGGACTACTTTTTCCCCTTGTCCTTACTGCTCTTGGTTTCAGCCTTCCTTGACTCATCGGACTTCTTTTGAGCTTTAGACTTCTTAATTTTATCGTTGATGGCTATAAAACTCTGTCCTTCCGCTCTCATCTTTGCTACTTCGTCGGCCCTAAGCCCATGATAATCACTGACAAACCTCAGATTGACGAAGTTCACTACATCAACATCGGAGAGCGATATTGAACCCCATTCGTTGCGGTGCCGGTGTCTGAAATGGCCATAAGCCTTGCCATACGGCGGTCCAGGGTCCTTTTCAAACGACACATAGAAGATTTCGGCCGTAAGCCCAAAATGGCGAGTGATTTCCATCCATGTCTTGCCGCTGAGCCGCAAATCCACAACCACTGTTGGACTTACCCTGGCTTGCCGGGCGAGGTAAAAAACGACCACAAGATCGTCATCGGAAATCTGTCGCTTTTTGACCACCACCAGGTCTTTTTCAGGAACATTGTAGTGGCTTCCCACAGCCAGATAGAAATCGGCTATTCTACCATCCTCAATGGAAAGAGCTGCGCTGACGTCAGCGTAAGCCCTGGAACCCAAAGCAACTAATACCAATGCTACGAATGTGCAAACGATACGAACAAGTTTCATCATCAACCTCCGTGCGCTTTAGCCGCTCAGTCTGTGCTGGATGAGCAGCCAATTAATCTTTTCTCTTATGTTTTTCGGAATATTCCGAGCCCGAGTTGAGCACTTTGTTGATAGACTTGATTGGGTACTACCTCTCAATACCGGAATAATTCTCCCCCAAAAATCTGACAAATTGACAGCGTATGATAGTCAGACATCAGGGAAAGGCACCCGATGCTGCTTTAGGGGCGGTCACGCGGCATCGCCGCTTTTCCAACACAGGGCAAAACGCAAATTCCGGGAATAAACAAAAATGGCGAATGGTGCAGAAGCCGGGCACTGATCTATTCGTGCGGTAACAATCCGTAAAAAGGGGGCCAAACAAGCCACCAGGGAACAGGAGAGTAATAATGAAAAATCGACTATTTGGTATCCTGCCGGTCGCCACAGTTGTGGCTCTGGCCACCATGGTCTGGGCGTTTCCCAGTGGAAGCAATTTCACGGGTTCCACCGGTGCGCCAGGCGAGAGCGCATGTTCATGCCACGGGAATCTGAATACCGGCCCCGGCTCAGCGTTCATCTCGGCTCCGGACGGTTATGCGCCGGGGGAGACAATCGACATAACCGTATCGGTGGAAGAAAACGGAAAATCCAGGTGGGGATTTGCTGTAACCGTACTTGACGGTTCCGATCAGCCGGTGGGACAGATGATGGTTACGGACGGTGCGCGGACGCTGATGACCACCGAAGGCAGCGGGCGGGAATACATCAAACAAACGTCGACGGGAACCGACGCGGGAACGGCCGACAACACGAGTTGGAGTTTTCAGTGGATGGCGCCGGCTTCAGATGCCGGTCAGGTCACGTTCTATCTGGCGGGACTTGCAAGCAACAACGGGGATAACCTGAGTGGCGATAACACCTACACGACCTCGAGGTCGATGCTGGTGACCGATGTGCGTGAGGTCGCGGTCGGGCAGTTGCCGACTGAAGTGTCCTTGTCCCAGAATTATCCTAACCCCTTCAACCCGACCACAACCATAGAATTCAGCCTCCCGAAGAGAGTAGAGGTTGAACTGGCCGTTTACAATGTTCTCGGGCAAAAAATCAAGGTTCTGCATAGCGGGGCGCTTGCTGCCGGCACCTACGCTACCGAATGGGACGGCACTAGAGCAGATGGAGCTGCGATGGCTAGCGGGGTGTATTATTATCGTTTACAGGCCGGCGCTTTTGATGAATCCCGCAAAATGACGCTTGTAAAATGATGCACCCGCTGGGGCCTGATCAGCGTTGAACAAAGTCTGCATGTGAGCAAAGTGTGATCCGGGACGAACCACGAGCTATTTGAGCAAGAGCATCTTTCTCGAATCCGCGAAATCGCCGGCCTTTAGACGATAGAGATAAACACCGCTCGCGAATCCGGAAGCGTCCCATGATATCTTATGTTTACCCGCCGACATCGGTTCGTCAGTGAAGGTAGTCACCTTCTGCCCGGCCATGTTGAAGATCTCCAGTTTGACTCTGGCCGCCGCCGGAAGCTCAAATACTATTTCTGTGGTCGGGTTAAATGGGTT
The sequence above is drawn from the Candidatus Zixiibacteriota bacterium genome and encodes:
- a CDS encoding S8 family peptidase; its protein translation is MRTVGWSLFCLATVFVLAASTFASGINDQPEGPVPGRFIVKLAEGRIPAAIAAAQDDHGKFRKAFRMIPDQKLVDGNKWDRYYVFQSDDPGTTADEVLKKFGRDNVEYIEPDYYVQFLEFPQDSLFSNQWYLYNTGQEYLGIERVIGDANDLLVYKTGTPDVDVRLVEYYTNTPTDKTEVVVAIVDTGVDSKHPELQGKFWQNPDEIPDNGIDDDHNGYVDDVIGFDITGDYETPLEPIGDNDPNDLIGHGTHIAGIVAASADTRGIAGIAPNARIMAISINPNTTTSAATEGILYAVNSGARIINASWGTIFESSMLREALEFARLNNVFVSIAAGNSGDNTRDYPAAYDSSFVVTAGDSDGFLTPFATWGAHIDIVAPGLDILSLRADGTDMYSSVEPGVRIIGDDSLYYLSDGSSMSAPMACGAAALVLAKSPGLTVAELENILLESATDMLDPFNTGDNLVGPDTFSGHGYLNIDAALASLVPGTIAITQPERWQRYTTALEIKGAAVNSYSGPWYLEYSVGFDEYDWQPLADGSTLPADSVLYVFDNPAVEGPVYLRLTDFWGNQYVTGFYNVRANTVRLDHPTSGEDVQYNVEVRGSMFGPTYDSLRLYYVNGSSPVLLLSSTAEYFDSLIYNWALSGTDTGQFTLYLQGFFDGEEITESADIHVSSAFAEGWPRTLGDVPARSPVSADLDHDGSCEIILGTASGLYVFHPDGSIVDGFPVRCDADMRSIPAVYDVDRDGYDEIICTGDSGIHVFNGDGTYAEGWPRDCFTGGIPYGYGYPNPIVAKLGLAEDSAIVIINTLGEILAYEFNGDSYFYAMDGFFATFNPRISDSYSKGGSTSPLVTTADLNADGLQEVVGSYSASAPYCGVGIFDGRTGQPAFDLEDPVVTRVRMVYGTELADLDGDYIPEVITAGYDADVIPHIWIKTRVFDDFPGFPIALPEMQGWVGLYPILGDLDLDGIPEILISFHEYDISRLYIFRADGTAYAQMSGMPFGVAFADFNVFGEPIVANVTGDEYPEIIFRSGYLLPSTGRERLYILDHNADPVPGWPVTTPALPSQVFSTRFIPLVDDIDADGLVDILLVSDNNDLLVWNFDAPSEDGANRGRFLVDNLNSNYYRSLDIPTSTDDLRTLLPNRVSLAQNYPNPFNPATSIRFQLPARSRVALEVFNILGQRVSILLDEELPAGTHIVDFDGATHASGVYLYRLKTDSATLTKKMVMLK
- a CDS encoding T9SS type A sorting domain-containing protein — protein: MKYVILTICVLLLISATVQAQYDTIPDQTILISNLQDIVFVDTYAVAVTDQGVASYFYDARLGQFVFEEIIFMNVSQSSIKLYGDMVAVQTDYSRLHLIDISALPHLEYLGEIDFGVYFADFAISEEDIYISMWFDGVWRYRLDDLNNAEFIDSSMIGILATQLEVYDQDLYVLDEYNGLLRYDISADGFGEFIDYLYVPRRPSSFIKHDPGFVLTLYDGGAYIGEFFPDGAEITDSVYGIPATQAVYATDSLLAFVCGRELVLTECDDLTNSSYIEAPLIRPYGDLFRVGNHDWLILPEIDGGATMFDLSDSARQEHALYREGQITSMEIFDGRLFLGGVSSPVDVYQIGADSRVSWEYTIYDELDSVALMTHNGDTLLPLYANMNMVGFVSQASSPDSFFLDYAVYAKAAGANDVFYMTEKINDLRVLLVFRDYEIIVCGISDSATLEVYRTWNPSRELIRSVAVNGDAVFIDMGKVDQVKSYKFDSNFDLQEIAGIGLPTASVKLLTASDRLFVVQANTLQVHDISNPYDLDYLATVNLPSAIYDLAVDGNRLYCVGDAGILVYDISENIPVLVQTGGRGAQRVVAGEGIVATAGVDGVFIYSTGYNPNAFTSVPDKSDMPTDFVLGQNYPNPFNMETVIAYNLRRAANVELTVYNVLGQKVITLVDGPQSAGHYVVSWDGTTTANTVVSSGVYFYRLTADDYIGTKKMMLVK
- a CDS encoding DASS family sodium-coupled anion symporter; protein product: MAHEINFDSDGNIVLRINWKATLKVFIILALAVGAGFLPLEGMTLGARICLMIFVGAAGLWVTEAIPPFATAIMVIVLSVYLLGTPGGPLGLEPSGVERSYQIFLNPIASPVLVLFFGGFILAVAATKHGLDVRLARAFVKPFGTHPKMVLLGVICITALFSMFMSNTATAAMMIAILTPLFKHFEGRDPFKKALVLAVPFAANIGGMGTLIGTPPNAVAASVLGQLGHPVSFLKWMVIAMPIVIIMLLVLWYLLIKIFKPRTDHFEMLFPENLKITWDLVIVVATFSVTVFLWLTEPLLKIPSAVVALLPIMVFTMFGIINREDLRKIEWHVLILVAGGLALGVAMKQSGLSDLIVGYIKFMKLPPSGLLVTVAIFAVFVSNFMSNTAAANLMIPIVTSLAVVSPGLGAVVVALACSLSMSLPISTPPNAIAFATQAIETKDMARYGTLVSAFGIVVMLGILYLFRGLLD